One Candidatus Devosia phytovorans genomic window carries:
- a CDS encoding sn-glycerol-3-phosphate import ATP-binding protein UgpC gives MATINLKGVKKTYPGGQQVVHGIDLDIADGELVVLVGPSGCGKSTLLRMIAGLETITDGTISIDGTEVNRKEPAERDIAMVFQNYALYPHMSVRGNLEYGLKNRGTPRIEIDRRVNEAARILEIAPFLDRKPRQLSGGQRQRVAMGRAIVREPKAFLFDEPLSNLDAKLRGQMRIEIRRLQRNLKTTSVYVTHDQLEAMTLADRLVVMNGGKIEQVGKPTELYDRPASLFVAGFIGSPPMNLLDVEELEALGVVPAKLPAGTNIMGVRPDAVQLRAAQPGDLALTGTLELIEPVGGESHLYVRVQGLKREFILVVQGRPDMVEAARIDFVVPAAALHPFNRETGKRL, from the coding sequence ATGGCCACCATCAATCTCAAAGGCGTCAAGAAGACTTATCCCGGCGGCCAGCAGGTCGTGCATGGCATCGACCTCGATATTGCCGATGGCGAACTGGTCGTGCTGGTCGGCCCTTCCGGCTGCGGCAAGTCCACCCTGCTGCGCATGATTGCCGGGCTCGAAACCATCACCGACGGCACGATTTCCATCGACGGCACCGAGGTTAACCGCAAGGAACCGGCCGAGCGGGACATCGCCATGGTGTTCCAGAACTATGCGCTCTATCCCCACATGAGCGTGCGCGGAAACCTCGAATATGGCCTCAAGAACCGCGGCACGCCGCGTATAGAGATCGATCGCCGCGTCAATGAAGCGGCGCGTATCCTCGAGATCGCGCCCTTCCTTGATCGCAAGCCGCGCCAGCTTTCCGGCGGTCAACGCCAGCGCGTCGCCATGGGTCGTGCCATCGTGCGCGAACCCAAGGCCTTCCTCTTCGACGAGCCGCTCTCCAACCTCGACGCCAAGCTGCGCGGCCAGATGCGCATCGAAATCCGTCGCCTGCAGCGCAATCTGAAAACCACCTCGGTCTACGTGACCCACGACCAGCTCGAAGCCATGACCCTGGCCGACCGCCTGGTGGTGATGAATGGTGGCAAGATCGAGCAGGTCGGCAAGCCGACCGAGCTTTATGACCGCCCCGCCTCGCTATTCGTCGCCGGGTTCATCGGTTCTCCGCCAATGAACCTGCTCGACGTCGAGGAACTGGAGGCACTGGGTGTCGTGCCGGCAAAGCTGCCAGCCGGGACCAATATCATGGGCGTAAGACCCGATGCGGTGCAACTGCGCGCCGCGCAGCCAGGCGATCTGGCCCTGACAGGCACGCTCGAACTGATCGAGCCCGTGGGCGGCGAAAGCCACCTCTATGTCCGTGTCCAGGGCCTCAAGCGCGAGTTCATCCTGGTGGTGCAGGGCCGTCCCGATATGGTCGAGGCCGCCAGGATCGACTTCGTCGTTCCTGCGGCTGCGCTACATCCCTTCAACCGCGAAACTGGCAAGAGGCTCTAA
- the ugpE gene encoding sn-glycerol-3-phosphate ABC transporter permease UgpE, giving the protein MVENRPILDFLTHAVLILGVVIVAFPVYIALIAATHHASELSSGLMPLLPGGEFFNNMSLVLFSKLPGLPPFWLMVWNSTLMALIITAGKIAISIISAYAIVYFRFPGRIIAFWIIFITLMLPVEVRILPTYEVVANLGMLNSFAGLTIPLIASATATFLFRQFFMTVPDELMEAARVDGAGPLKFFWDILLPLSRTNIAALCVILFIYGWVQYLWPLLVTTNEKYYTLILGVQRLSATAEAEPQWNIIMAAVILALLPPVLIVIFMQRLFVKGLVETEK; this is encoded by the coding sequence ATGGTTGAAAACCGTCCCATCCTCGATTTCCTCACCCATGCCGTGCTGATCCTGGGCGTGGTCATCGTCGCCTTCCCGGTCTATATCGCCCTGATTGCAGCGACCCATCACGCCTCCGAGCTCAGCTCGGGCCTGATGCCGCTGCTGCCGGGCGGCGAATTCTTCAACAACATGTCGCTGGTGTTGTTTTCCAAACTCCCCGGCCTGCCGCCCTTCTGGCTGATGGTGTGGAATTCGACGCTCATGGCGTTGATCATCACCGCCGGCAAGATCGCCATCTCGATCATCTCGGCCTATGCCATCGTCTATTTCCGCTTCCCCGGCCGCATCATCGCCTTCTGGATCATCTTCATCACGTTGATGCTGCCGGTCGAAGTGCGCATCCTGCCCACCTATGAGGTTGTGGCCAACCTTGGCATGCTCAATTCCTTTGCCGGCCTCACCATTCCCCTGATCGCCTCGGCCACGGCAACATTCCTCTTCCGCCAGTTCTTCATGACAGTGCCGGACGAGCTGATGGAAGCCGCCCGCGTCGACGGGGCAGGGCCGCTCAAATTCTTTTGGGATATCCTGCTGCCGCTGAGCCGCACCAATATCGCCGCGCTCTGCGTCATCCTCTTCATCTACGGCTGGGTGCAATATCTCTGGCCGCTGCTCGTCACCACCAACGAGAAATACTACACGCTGATCCTGGGCGTGCAGCGCCTGTCGGCCACCGCCGAAGCCGAGCCGCAGTGGAACATCATCATGGCGGCGGTGATCCTCGCCCTGCTGCCCCCCGTCCTCATCGTCATTTTCATGCAGCGCCTGTTCGTCAAGGGCCTGGTCGAAACGGAGAAATAA
- the ugpA gene encoding sn-glycerol-3-phosphate ABC transporter permease UgpA produces the protein METKRTIFPNKGLPYAFIAPQLIITLIFFIWPAGQAVKSSFERQDPFGLSTTFVGFSHYARLLADPSYLAAIGRTFVFAGAVTVVSMGLGLLLAMAVSRVIRTSQFYSTMLVWPYAVAPVVAGILWWFIFNTGTGILPYALKAFGVNWNHQLNGTHAMILIIVAASWKQVSYNFLFFLAGMQSIPHSLTEAAAIDGAGPLKRFWTIILPLISPTTFFLFIVNVNYTMFDTFGIIAATTSGGPNQATSVLVYKVYSDGIIGLNIGSSSAQSVLLMLMVVILTFVQFRFVERRVQY, from the coding sequence ATGGAAACCAAGCGCACGATTTTTCCCAACAAGGGTCTGCCCTACGCGTTCATTGCGCCGCAGCTCATCATCACCCTGATCTTCTTCATCTGGCCTGCCGGGCAGGCGGTGAAATCCTCCTTCGAGCGCCAGGACCCCTTCGGCCTCTCCACCACTTTCGTCGGCTTCAGCCATTACGCGCGCCTGCTGGCCGATCCGAGCTACCTTGCCGCCATCGGCCGAACCTTTGTTTTTGCCGGCGCGGTGACCGTAGTTTCGATGGGTCTCGGCCTGCTGCTGGCCATGGCCGTGAGCCGGGTCATCCGCACCAGCCAGTTCTATTCGACCATGCTGGTCTGGCCCTATGCCGTAGCCCCAGTCGTGGCGGGCATCCTCTGGTGGTTCATCTTCAACACCGGCACCGGCATCTTGCCCTATGCGCTGAAAGCCTTCGGCGTGAACTGGAACCACCAGCTCAACGGCACTCATGCGATGATCCTGATCATCGTCGCTGCCAGCTGGAAACAGGTGTCCTACAACTTCCTGTTCTTCCTCGCCGGCATGCAATCCATCCCCCATTCGCTGACCGAAGCGGCCGCCATCGATGGCGCCGGACCGCTCAAGCGCTTCTGGACCATCATCCTGCCGCTGATCTCGCCCACGACGTTTTTCCTCTTCATCGTCAACGTTAACTACACGATGTTCGACACCTTCGGCATCATCGCGGCCACCACCAGCGGCGGGCCGAACCAGGCGACCAGCGTTCTCGTCTACAAGGTCTATTCCGACGGCATCATCGGGCTGAACATCGGCTCGTCCTCCGCCCAGTCCGTGCTGCTCATGCTCATGGTCGTCATCCTCACCTTCGTGCAGTTCCGCTTCGTGGAACGCCGGGTCCAGTATTGA
- the ugpB gene encoding sn-glycerol-3-phosphate ABC transporter substrate-binding protein UgpB, with translation MVRLSLAALAVALTSTTAFAQTEISWWHSMGGELGERLEAIAADFNASQSEYVIVPSYRGEYEESLVNTIAAFRAGEQPTIVQVYEVGTGTMMAAKGAVYPVYQLMADHGANFDPSVYLPVVTGYYTDTEGNMLSMPFNSSTPILYYNKDVFEKAGLDRDVAPKTWEDIEAFSKQIVDSGAATCGFTMGYAATWVGLENVSSLHNVPFSTLENGFGGLGAELTFNGEIQVRLWDKLKEWSDAGYFAYGGPAGGADTAPKFYAQECAINMGSSAGRAGVVANAKDFEVGFGMLPYFGDVDGAPQNSIIGGATLWVMTGKSDEEYTGTAQFLNYLSTPEVQAAWHQATGYLPITTAAYELSQEQGYYEANPGSDIAINQVNLNPPTENSKGLRFGNMPQIRIVLDEELQAVLNGDKTGQEALDSAVERGNAILREFEANNAQ, from the coding sequence ATGGTTCGCCTTTCGCTGGCCGCTTTGGCCGTTGCGCTGACCTCGACCACCGCCTTTGCCCAGACTGAAATCAGCTGGTGGCATTCCATGGGCGGCGAACTCGGCGAACGCCTTGAGGCTATCGCTGCCGACTTCAACGCGTCGCAGAGCGAATACGTCATCGTCCCGTCCTACCGCGGCGAATATGAAGAGAGCCTGGTCAACACCATCGCCGCCTTCCGCGCTGGCGAGCAGCCGACCATCGTTCAGGTCTACGAAGTCGGCACCGGCACCATGATGGCCGCCAAGGGCGCCGTCTATCCCGTCTACCAGCTGATGGCCGACCACGGCGCCAACTTCGACCCGTCCGTCTATTTGCCAGTCGTGACCGGCTATTACACCGACACCGAGGGCAACATGCTCTCCATGCCCTTCAACTCCTCGACCCCGATCCTGTACTACAACAAGGACGTTTTCGAGAAGGCCGGCCTCGATCGCGATGTGGCGCCCAAGACCTGGGAAGACATCGAAGCCTTCTCCAAGCAGATCGTTGATTCCGGCGCTGCCACCTGCGGCTTCACCATGGGCTATGCTGCCACCTGGGTTGGCCTCGAGAATGTCTCGTCCCTGCACAACGTGCCCTTCTCGACCCTTGAAAACGGCTTCGGCGGCCTCGGTGCCGAACTGACTTTCAACGGCGAAATCCAGGTTCGTCTCTGGGACAAGCTCAAGGAATGGTCCGACGCCGGCTACTTCGCCTATGGCGGTCCTGCTGGTGGCGCTGATACCGCTCCCAAGTTCTACGCCCAGGAATGCGCCATCAACATGGGCTCCTCGGCCGGCCGCGCTGGCGTGGTTGCCAATGCCAAGGACTTTGAAGTCGGCTTCGGCATGCTGCCCTATTTCGGCGACGTCGACGGCGCACCGCAGAACTCGATCATCGGTGGCGCGACCCTCTGGGTCATGACCGGCAAGTCGGACGAAGAATACACCGGCACCGCCCAGTTCCTGAACTACCTCTCGACCCCCGAAGTTCAGGCTGCCTGGCACCAGGCCACCGGCTACCTGCCGATCACCACGGCTGCCTATGAGCTGAGCCAGGAACAGGGCTATTACGAAGCCAACCCGGGTTCGGACATCGCCATCAACCAGGTGAACCTCAACCCGCCGACCGAAAACTCCAAGGGCCTGCGTTTCGGCAACATGCCCCAGATCCGCATCGTGCTCGATGAGGAACTGCAGGCTGTGCTGAACGGCGACAAGACCGGCCAGGAAGCCCTGGATTCGGCAGTCGAGCGCGGCAACGCCATTCTGCGCGAATTCGAAGCGAACAACGCACAGTAA
- a CDS encoding enhanced serine sensitivity protein SseB C-terminal domain-containing protein encodes MRWLKKLLGNKVRDAEQAEPVETAAQKSEASVAPRPINEIEEFLFEAAVNADARPGFERALLEAKLFVATPAPPAIEGMRTVGEGEYLNLMSVRSPDGALVTAIFTAQERIADVFGDGVGFVAMQGRELLSLVESGGAWLNPGFPYSVHWAPDHVTALLGKPVRHTVAKDTNVMLGTPANPPTALIRDLQQVLSGNAGIIEAWFALAHWPDEERSAWFLDIRASLSAEEVRALLDETLRNADYAGQPLDMVVNRADDVVGAGIRLVPVETH; translated from the coding sequence ATGCGTTGGCTGAAAAAACTGCTGGGCAACAAAGTTCGCGACGCCGAGCAGGCAGAGCCGGTCGAAACCGCCGCCCAGAAGTCCGAGGCTTCGGTCGCACCGCGACCCATCAACGAGATTGAGGAATTTCTGTTCGAAGCGGCCGTCAACGCGGACGCCAGACCGGGGTTCGAACGGGCCCTGCTGGAGGCAAAGCTGTTTGTCGCCACCCCGGCACCGCCCGCCATCGAGGGCATGCGCACAGTAGGGGAGGGCGAATACCTGAACCTTATGAGCGTGCGCAGCCCGGACGGGGCGCTGGTGACGGCCATCTTTACGGCGCAGGAGCGGATTGCCGATGTCTTCGGTGACGGCGTCGGCTTTGTTGCCATGCAGGGCAGGGAATTGCTGTCCCTTGTCGAAAGCGGTGGGGCATGGCTCAACCCCGGTTTTCCCTACAGTGTACATTGGGCTCCCGACCATGTGACGGCGCTGCTGGGCAAGCCGGTGCGGCATACCGTGGCCAAGGACACAAATGTCATGCTGGGCACGCCAGCAAATCCGCCGACGGCCCTGATCCGGGATCTGCAGCAGGTTCTGTCCGGCAATGCCGGGATCATTGAAGCCTGGTTCGCCCTGGCCCATTGGCCGGACGAGGAAAGAAGCGCCTGGTTTCTGGACATCCGCGCCAGCCTCAGCGCGGAAGAGGTCCGAGCATTGCTGGACGAGACGCTGAGAAACGCAGATTACGCGGGCCAGCCGCTCGATATGGTGGTGAACCGGGCCGATGACGTCGTCGGGGCGGGCATTCGCCTCGTGCCGGTCGAGACGCACTGA
- a CDS encoding ABC transporter ATP-binding protein, producing the protein MIKRFFSYYAPYKGLFALDFGCAVLAGLLELAFPMAVAYFIDQLLPRSEFGFILIAGSALLAIYVFNTALMGVVNYFGHMLGISIETDMRRQVFDHLQKLSFRFFDNNKTGHLITHVTKDLEDVGEVAHHGPEDVFIAVMTFVGAFALMFTVNWKLALLTTLIVPVMTWLVSRYGAAMTENWRKLFRQVGEFNTRIEDSIGGIRVVKAFANEPHEAKLFAGNNSAYRSTKLQAYAYMTASITITYLSTRLVQLIVMLVGSWLVVQGELTYGGFVSFLLLVNVFMRPVDKITSVLESYPKGVAGFRRFTTLIDTEPDIADRKNAKVVDHLRGDIVFKQASFSYESGRKVLDGLDLVVNAGETIAVVGPSGAGKTTLCSLLPRFYELDSGSITIDGMDIRDMTQSSLRSQIGIVQQDVFLFGGTIRENIAYGQLGASDEAIWEAARRARFDTVIKRLPEGLDTMVGERGVKLSGGQKQRVAIARIFLKNPPILILDEATSALDTATEVAIQRSLTELSQGRTTLVIAHRLATIQHADRIVVIDETGIVEEGSHDTLLAEDGAYAVLHKAQFGYLAG; encoded by the coding sequence ATGATCAAACGGTTCTTTTCTTACTACGCCCCCTACAAGGGCCTGTTCGCGCTGGATTTTGGCTGCGCGGTTCTGGCAGGGCTGTTGGAACTGGCCTTTCCCATGGCCGTCGCCTATTTCATCGACCAATTGCTGCCGCGGTCCGAATTCGGCTTCATCCTGATCGCCGGTTCGGCCCTGCTGGCCATCTATGTGTTCAACACGGCCCTCATGGGCGTGGTGAATTATTTCGGCCACATGCTGGGCATCAGCATCGAAACCGACATGCGCCGGCAGGTCTTTGATCACCTGCAAAAGCTCAGCTTTCGCTTCTTTGACAACAACAAGACCGGTCACCTGATAACCCACGTGACCAAGGATCTCGAAGACGTCGGCGAAGTGGCCCACCATGGTCCCGAAGACGTCTTCATCGCCGTGATGACCTTTGTCGGCGCCTTTGCCCTGATGTTCACGGTCAACTGGAAGCTGGCCCTGCTGACCACCTTGATCGTCCCGGTCATGACCTGGCTGGTCAGCCGTTATGGCGCAGCCATGACCGAGAACTGGCGCAAGCTGTTCCGTCAGGTTGGCGAGTTCAACACCCGCATCGAGGACTCCATCGGTGGCATCCGTGTGGTGAAAGCCTTCGCCAACGAGCCGCATGAAGCCAAGCTTTTTGCCGGCAACAACTCGGCCTATCGCAGCACCAAGCTGCAGGCCTATGCCTATATGACGGCCTCGATCACCATTACCTACCTGTCGACGCGCCTCGTCCAGCTCATCGTCATGCTGGTTGGCTCCTGGCTGGTGGTGCAGGGCGAATTGACCTATGGCGGCTTTGTCAGCTTCCTGCTGCTGGTCAACGTCTTCATGCGCCCGGTCGACAAGATCACCAGCGTGTTGGAAAGCTATCCCAAGGGCGTCGCCGGCTTCCGCCGCTTCACCACCCTGATCGATACCGAGCCCGACATTGCCGACCGCAAGAACGCCAAAGTGGTCGATCACCTGCGCGGCGACATCGTCTTCAAGCAGGCTTCGTTCTCCTACGAAAGCGGCCGCAAGGTGCTCGACGGGCTCGATCTCGTCGTCAACGCCGGCGAGACCATCGCCGTCGTCGGCCCGTCCGGCGCCGGCAAGACCACGCTCTGCTCGCTGCTGCCGCGCTTTTATGAACTCGACAGTGGCTCGATCACCATCGACGGCATGGACATTCGTGACATGACCCAATCCTCGCTGCGCAGCCAGATCGGCATCGTGCAGCAGGACGTTTTCCTGTTTGGTGGCACCATTCGCGAGAACATTGCTTATGGCCAGCTTGGTGCCAGTGACGAAGCCATCTGGGAAGCGGCGCGCCGCGCCCGCTTCGATACGGTCATCAAGCGGCTCCCTGAAGGGCTCGATACCATGGTCGGCGAACGCGGCGTCAAACTCTCTGGCGGCCAGAAGCAGCGGGTTGCCATCGCCCGCATCTTCCTCAAGAACCCGCCGATCCTGATCCTCGACGAGGCGACCTCGGCACTCGACACGGCAACCGAAGTGGCCATCCAGCGCTCGTTGACCGAGCTGTCACAAGGTCGCACCACGCTGGTCATCGCCCACCGTCTGGCCACCATCCAGCATGCCGATCGGATCGTCGTGATTGACGAAACCGGCATCGTCGAAGAGGGCAGTCACGATACTCTTTTGGCCGAGGACGGCGCCTATGCTGTGTTGCACAAGGCCCAGTTCGGCTATCTGGCGGGGTAG
- a CDS encoding efflux RND transporter periplasmic adaptor subunit → MSTAHEKPEWAQSRHDKRNAERVAQGQKPKRRIWPWLIPVVIVVGIGAFIFLQPSPPAEESVEQAPVARQVRQSETTTIEQAMLRDTVKVTGTLVPGQRSDVSAQASGRVMTVMVRPGDRVAEGDVLAQIDRATLELQLNQQRATASATRAQLQSSEQQLERTEQLAIRGTVTASALEQARSATAALVAQLDALDSAVATAELAVENATVTAPLTGIVSARTVEPGQTVQTGTALFTIVNLDRMEFEAAASANSSALVDPGQAATVSVTGLDNQEFAGEVTRVNPVAMSGTRTVPIYIDIDNAESRLRGGMFATGHITVIEQDNAIAVPAAALREDAEGQFVLKLAGTTLERQPVETVRQWSRGSLVEVTGLQAGDQVISSPLAELKAGEAYELVEG, encoded by the coding sequence ATGAGCACTGCACACGAAAAGCCGGAATGGGCGCAGAGCCGGCACGACAAGCGCAATGCCGAGCGTGTCGCGCAGGGGCAGAAGCCCAAGCGTCGCATCTGGCCCTGGCTGATCCCGGTCGTTATCGTTGTCGGCATAGGCGCCTTCATCTTCCTGCAGCCCAGCCCGCCGGCCGAGGAATCGGTCGAGCAGGCGCCCGTCGCGCGTCAGGTTCGCCAGTCGGAGACCACGACGATCGAACAAGCCATGTTGCGCGATACCGTCAAGGTGACGGGCACCCTGGTCCCCGGCCAGCGTTCGGATGTGTCGGCGCAGGCCTCGGGCCGCGTCATGACGGTGATGGTTCGTCCCGGTGATCGCGTCGCCGAGGGCGACGTGCTGGCCCAGATCGATCGGGCCACACTCGAGTTGCAGCTCAACCAGCAGCGGGCCACCGCCAGCGCCACCCGCGCGCAGTTGCAGTCGTCCGAACAGCAATTGGAGCGCACCGAACAGCTGGCGATCCGCGGCACTGTCACCGCCTCCGCGCTTGAACAGGCCCGCTCGGCCACGGCCGCGCTTGTCGCTCAGCTCGATGCCCTCGACAGCGCCGTGGCGACGGCCGAGCTCGCCGTGGAGAACGCCACCGTTACCGCGCCGCTCACCGGCATCGTGTCGGCCCGCACCGTCGAGCCAGGCCAGACCGTCCAGACCGGCACGGCGCTGTTCACCATCGTCAACCTCGACCGGATGGAATTTGAAGCTGCAGCTTCCGCCAATTCGAGTGCGCTGGTCGATCCGGGCCAGGCTGCGACCGTGAGCGTCACGGGCCTCGACAACCAGGAATTCGCCGGCGAAGTCACCCGCGTCAATCCGGTGGCGATGAGCGGAACGCGGACCGTGCCGATCTATATCGACATCGACAATGCCGAGAGCCGCCTGCGCGGTGGCATGTTCGCCACCGGCCATATCACGGTCATCGAGCAGGACAATGCCATCGCCGTGCCGGCCGCAGCGCTGCGCGAAGATGCCGAGGGGCAGTTCGTACTCAAGCTCGCCGGGACGACGCTCGAGCGCCAGCCCGTCGAAACCGTCCGCCAGTGGAGCCGTGGCTCGCTGGTGGAAGTCACCGGGCTGCAAGCGGGTGACCAGGTCATCTCGTCCCCGCTTGCCGAACTGAAGGCCGGCGAGGCCTACGAACTGGTAGAAGGATAA